In a genomic window of Rhododendron vialii isolate Sample 1 chromosome 12a, ASM3025357v1:
- the LOC131310165 gene encoding ankyrin repeat-containing protein BDA1-like: MNEREDMGRRLYEACLSGSVPALDALIEKDQLILDRVSSLTCFSDDTPLHVAALRGHLDFTKALVARKPKLATELDSLRCSPLHLASAEGHVEIVQELLRVNTDVCIARDQDGRIPLHLAVMKGRVEVILELLRTKSESIHEKLGRGETVLHLCVKYNRLEAFKTLVQYLHSNNMEFLLNAGDDDGNTILHLAAALKPKDTIEYLLGKKSVKDHANVKNKNGSTALDVVQHCPNRDLKTMEIREFLSQVDVRRSICSEPDPNPESPPNNPPPQRCCKAGVLLIGCISRFWTKYIKVDPAWLQEVRGHLITAATLTATMAYQSILSPPGGFWQDTKRRQYAASPAPSPSSGNSNLISDEHIAGHAILDNNDGDTFAKYLVLNTIV, encoded by the exons ATGAACGAGAGAGAAGACATGGGGAGAAGGCTCTATGAAGCTTGTTTGAGTGGGAGTGTCCCAGCATTAGACGCATTGATTGAGAAAGATCAACTCATTCTCGACCGAGTTAGCTCACTAACATGCTTCTCCGATGACACCCCCTTGCACGTAGCAGCGTTGCGCGGTCATTTGGACTTCACGAAAGCCCTTGTAGCTCGgaaaccaaaacttgccactgAGTTAGACTCGCTACGGTGTTCGCCCCTCCACTTAGCTTCCGCTGAGGGCCACGTTGAGATTGTACAAGAGTTGTTACGGGTGAACACTGACGTTTGCATTGCTCGTGATCAGGATG GTAGAATCCCTCTCCACTTGGCAGTCATGAAAGGGCGAGTTGAGGTCATATTAGAACTACTTCGAACTAAATCGGAGTCGATTCATGAGAAACTAGGCAGAGGGGAGACTGTTCTGCACTTATGTGTCAAATATAACAGGCTAGAGGCCTTCAAGACACTGGTGCAATATTTGCACAGCAACAACATGGAGTTTCTCCTAAACGCTGGAGACGATGATGGCAACACCATCTTGCATCTTGCTGCAGCCCTCAAACCAAAGGAT ACCATAGAATACTTGTTGGGAAAAAAGAGTGTCAAAGACCACGCCAACGTCAAGAACAAGAATGGTTCTACAGCTTTGGATGTTGTGCAGCACTGTCCTAACAGAGACCTAAAAACCATGGAAATTCGAGAGTTTCTTTCACAAGTTGATGTTCGTAGATCCATTTGCAGTGAGCCGGATCCCAACCCTGAATCACCTCCCAATAATCCTCCTCCTCAACGTTGTTGTAAAGCTGGAGTTCTATTAATTGGATGCATTTCTAGGTTTTGGACCAAGTATATCAAGGTCGACCCTGCCTGGCTCCAAGAG GTACGCGGTCATTTAATAACGGCAGCCACCCTAACTGCAACCATGGCTTATCAATCCATTTTAAGTCCGCCTGGGGGTTTTTGGCAAGACACAAAGAGAAGGCAATATGCTGCTTCGCCTGCCCCTTCTCCTTCCTCAGGCAATTCAAATCTTATTTCGGATGAGCACATTGCGGGACATGCCATTCTGGACAATAATGACGGCGACACTTTTGCTAAATACTTGGTTCTTAACACCATAGTGTAA
- the LOC131309715 gene encoding uncharacterized protein LOC131309715 encodes MMSFHHQFTTRGPEEPSGQEIKEVLRGIVCRIDFNIAKYPKLFVHACDFSPHAIVLVKSHLDFNEAQVNAFLCDVVTDDLCDIMMPSSIDVVTLIFMLSAVCPKMMHLILLNVKKVLKIAIALCCLT; translated from the exons ATGATGTCATTTCACCACCAATTCACAACCAGAGGTCCAGAGGAACCTAGTGGTCAAGAAATTAAAGAAGTTCTCAGAG GTATTGTATGCCGTATCGATTTCAATATTGCTAAATATCCTAAACTATTTGTTCACGCCTGTGACTTCTCGCCCCACGCGATTGTCCTTGTTAag TCACATTTGGATTTCAATGAAGCCCAAGTCAATGCTTTTCTTTGTGATGTTGTGACTGATGATCTCTGTGACATAATGATGCCTTCTTCTATTGATGTCGTTACCTTG ATTTTTATGTTGTCTGCAGTTTGTCCAAAGATGATGCACTTGATACTACTGAATGTCAAGAAAGTATTAAAGATAGCAATCGCTTTGTGTTGCTTGACATAG